TCATGAGTTTCGAGCAGTTGAAGAGCCTCTTTTCCACTTGTTGTAAAGTGTTTTATGTACGGCTCTTTACGCAAAAAACGGCTTAACGAACCAAGTGTATCTTGCTCATCATCCACAAAGAGGATCGCAATTTCAGAGAGGTCTTTCATGGTTACGTTTCTTCTGTTTTAGCCGTCAAGGGATTTTTTTGTAAAAATGGTGTGCTTCCGGGTCAAGTATTCAAGCGCAAAAACATTCCACAATCATCAGCGGCTGATTCTGCTCTAAACAGGCTCTTTGGGGTTTATGTTTCTTGTATGTGCAGAGACATTTTCTTGATCTTCTCAGCTCCCCGGCCACATTCGCGTTATCAACGGTGCTCCTTTAACATCTGAAATCTACCAAACAATATAATCAATAAATTTCGTCGTGTTCAATCATGACGATCGAAAGCAGGTGTACTATCCGTGCTCCAGAATGTATTTGATGCAGCAAATATTGTCAGTCTGAAAAACAGTACAGCGTTTTGCAACCACAGTGAATGGAGTTATAGACTCTGTTTTACGGAAAAAGAGCGTTTTTACCACCACAAAGGTACTCGATTAACAGGTATACTCATTGTTCGCATTATATTTTACGGGAGTGTGGATGAATTGGAAATGTGTTATATTGACGGTCGTTATATCTGAAAAAAAAACATGATGGTGGGATTATGAAATTTCCTGTTTGTGAATATGCTGAATCAGAGGCGGGCTTTTACTCTCAGTGTGCATCCTGTCCTATAGATTCCTCAGCTTCGGGTTGCGCACTTGATGAGCTTGAAGATGGTACCTACCTGTTTGAAGGAGTTACTCCAAATGGTGGAACCCGGGCTCTCTTTTACTTTATTGATAATGAAGGTAATCGAGTAAAAAAGAGGGAGGCCATGCATGTGGAGATCCATGAACTGGACGAGCAGGATCATTTGATTACGATCCTGTATGGTATGGTCGATCCTGAGGGTATAATCTATCTGAAAAATTCGGGCACAGAAAAAGCTCCTGATCAGGAAAATATACAGTAATCTGGTACCCCTTTATCCAATGACCCTGAACAAGCTCTATTTTGACGGTGGGGAGGAGATTCGTGATCTCACCATTGTCGGCGGTGGTCCTACTGGAATATTTGCAGCATTCCAGTGTGGCATGAACAATATTAGCTGCCGTATTATTGAAAGTATGCCTCAGCTTGGCGGGCAGCTTGCAGCGCTTTATCCTGAAAAACATATCTATGATGTCGCCGGTTTTCCTGAAGTGCCAGCGGCCGGGCTTGTGGAGAGTTTATGGAAGCAAACTGAACGGTACAATCCGGAAGTAATTCTTGGAGAAACGGTAACCCGGTATCGCAAGCTTGACGACGGTTCATTCGAGGTTACCGTCAGTTCTGGCAAGGTTTTTCTTTCGAGAGCGCTCTTGATTGCTGCTGGCCTGGGTGCCTTCTCACCCCGCAAGCTGCCCCAGTTGAACAATATTGATGATCTTGAAGGTCGGAGTGTCTTTTATGCAGTCAAGAATATCAGTGATTTTGTCGGTCAGCGGGTAGTTATTGTTGGTGGAGGGGATTCTGCTCTTGACTGGACAGTTGGTCTTCTGAATGCTGCAGCCGAGGTGACTCTGGTTCATCGAATGCATGAGTTTCAGGGTCATGGCAAGACGGCAAGAGAGGTGCTCGAAGCCAAAGAGAGTGGCCGGGTCAATGTGTTTTTGAATACTGAGGTACGTTCAGTTGATCGAGAGGGGGAGGTGCTGACGGCAGTTCACCTTCGCTCAAAAAGTGGGAAGAGCCGCCGTATAGAAGCCGACCGTTTGCTTTTGCTGATTGGCTTCAAGTCGGATCTCGGCCCTCTTGCGGGGTGGGACCTCGAACTGGCCGATAATGCGCTTGTTGTCGACAGTCATATGAAAACGTCGGTTGACGGGCTCTATGCTGCCGGTGATATTGCCTATTATCCGGGCAAGCTTAAAATTATTCAGACAGGGTTAAGTGATGCGGCAATGGCTGTACGCAACAGTTTAACCTATATCAAGCCAGGTGAGAAGATACGTCATATGTTCAGTAGTTTGAAAGGGGCAAAGGAAAAGAGGAATGCACCAGACAACGGTTAAGAGGGCACAGCCAACATCACTACAGGCGTGGATGCTTGCGATTCGTCCAAAAACCCTTCCTGCGGGTGCGATGCCGGTGGTTCTTGGTTCCGCCCTTGCTGCCGCTGATGGTCAGTTTCGCCCTTTTCCGGCTCTTGTTGCCCTGATTTGTGCGCTTGGCATCCAGGTAGCTACCAATTTTATCAATGAGATCTATGATTTTCGCAAGGGAGCTGATACCGCCGAACGGCTTGGTCCGACAAGAACGGTTGCCGCTGGTATCATCAGCGAAAAAAAGATGATTACGGTATCAGCTTCACTGGCTGGGGCTGTTTTTCTCCTTGGCCTCTATCTCGTCTCCATTGCAGGTTGGCCGATTCTCGTCATTGGTCTGCTCTCACTTCTTTTTGCCTGGGGTTATACAGGAGGCCCCTATCCGATAGCCTATTCCGGCCTCGGTGACTTTTTTGTTTTTCTCTTTTTCGGGCTGGTTGCTGTCGGAGGTACCTACTATGTTCAAGCTCAAACTCTTACCTTGCCGATCCTTCTCGCAGCGGTAGCTCCAGGGGCGTTTTCGGTCAATATTCTTCTTGTAAATAATATCCGCGATATTGTTACTGACCGCAAGGTTGGGAAAATGACCCTTCCGGCGCGTATTGGCGGTGATTGGGCGCGCAGGCTTTATATCGCCTTGACGGTTCTTGCCTATCTTGTTCCTGCACTGCTCTGGCTGAACCACTATTCGCCCTGGGTTCTGCTTTCGCTATTCTCAGCTCCACTTGCCTTCATGATGATCAGGAGGCTCTATGCGAGCGAGGGCAAAGAGTTGAATCAGGTTCTGGCCGGTACGGGAAAGTTGATGACCCTTCACGGGCTGCTGTTTGCGGCAGGTCTTCTTGTTCCCTTATTTCAATAATCACATGCCTCAGTAATGTATTCTGAAATGGTTCCGATAGCACTCGTTCAAGCCTCCTGCACCAGCGATCCGACTGAAAATCTTGCAAAAGCATGCAATAAAATACGGGAAGCTGCAGCCCGGGGTGCCCGGATTATCTGCCTGCAGGAGCTTTTCATGACCCGCTATTTTTGTCAGACAGAAAATTATACATCGTTTGATTACGCAGAGCCAGTACCCGGTACCTCAACACTGCTGATGCAGGAGCTCGCCCGAGAACTGGAGGTGGTTATTATTGCCTCCTTTTTTGAAATAAGGGCAAGAGGTCTTTATCACAACACGGCAGTTGTTCTTGATGCTGACGGAAGCTATCTCGGTAAATACCGTAAAATGCATATTCCTGACGACCCTGGATTTTACGAAAAGTTTTATTTCACGCCGGGAGATCTTGGCTATAAGGTTTTTAAAACCCGTTATGCCACGATTGGCGTGCTGATTTGCTGGGATCAATGGTATCCTGAAGCAGCACGGTTGACTGCGCTCAAGGGAGCAGAAATCCTCTTCTATCCAACGGCAATCGGATGGGCAACCGATGAGATCTCAGCCGATGTGCGACGCTCACAGCGGGAGGCATGGATGACCATACAAAGAAGCCACGCCATTGCCAACGGTGTTTTCGTTGCAGCGGCCAACAGGGTGGGGATTGAAGATGAGCTGGAGTTCTGGGGCAACAGTTTTGTCTGCGATCCTTTTGGTCAGATTGTTGAGGAGGCTGCTCATCAGGATGAAACGATTCTTCTTGCCAATTGTGACCGGAGTCGTATAGGGTTTTACCGATCCCATTGGCCTTTTTTGCGTGATCGCCGGATTGAAACGTACTCTGAACTGCAGAAACGCTATCTTGACGAGTAAAGGGTGCAAAAAGACCTTTTTGATATACCCTTTTAATATACTCTGCTCTTATGAATCTATTTGGTGCGGTCGTTTTTTTTACGCTGCTTCTTACTTTTTTTGTTAAACTGGTTTCGGAACTGTTGAATCTCAAGGCCTCTGAAGCCGGAGTGCCTGATGAGTTCATCGAACTGTTTGATGAGGAGGCTTACCGGAAATCACGGGATTATCTGAGCGTTTCAACCCGTTTTTCGTTATTTGCTGCGGCGGTTGATCTCTCTTTTCTTCTGCTTTTCTGGTTTGCGGGCGGCTTTAATCTCCTCGACCAGTTCCTGAGAGGATACGGTTATAGTCCAATCGTTTGCGGTGTGCTCTATATCGGAGCCTTGCTGCTGATGCAGACAGTGATTGATCTTCCCTTCAGTCTTTACAAAACCTTTGTTATTGAGGCGAAATTTGGTTTCAATAAAACGACACCAGCGGTGTTTGTGGCTGATTTGTTGAAAACCATTCTCCTCTCACTGCTTCTTGGCATCCCTTTGCTTGCTGCAGTTCTCTGGTTTTTTGAGACAGCAGGTTCGATGGCCTGGCTCCTGGCCTGGGGCGGGATTACGATGGTCTCTCTCTTGCTCCAGTATATTGCCCCGACATGGATTATGCCCTTGTTCAATAAGTTTGTTCCTCTTGAAGAGGGCGACCTTAAGAGTGCGATCATGCAGTATGCGGCTAAAGTAGAGTTTCCGCTTTCCGGTATTTTTGTTCTTGATGGATCAAAGCGCTCGGCAAAGGCAAATGCCTTTTTTACCGGCTTCGGCAAACGCAAAAGAATTGCCCTTTTCGATACCTTGATTGAGGCTCATCCTGTTCATGAACTGGTCGCAGTTCTTGCTCACGAAATTGGCCATTTCAAGAAAAAGCATATCATCGTCAATCTGGTGCTAAGTTTTTGCAATCTTGGTGCGCTGTTTTTTCTTCTCTCTCTTGTTATGAATAACCGCTCCCTTTTTGATGCATTTTTCATGAAGGATCTCTCTGTCTATGGCAGCCTGATCTTTTTTTCGCTGCTCTATACTCCCGTGGAGTGGATACTTTCTCTTCTTCTCCAGCTTCTTTCACGAAAACATGAGTACGAGGCTGACGCCTATGCGGTATCGACCTTTGAGCGGGGAACGGCCCTGGCCGATGCTCTTAAAAAGTTGTCACGCAACAATCTTTCAAATTTGACACCACACCCGTTCTACGTTTTTCTCAATTACTCCCATCCCCCGGTACTACAGCGTATCATGCGTATCAGAGAGTATGCTGCCGATCGTGATGCAAATTCCTGAACTGACCGATTTTTTTTATGACTGAGTTGAGTTATTTCATGCCCCCTGAGTGGGCTTTTCATAAGGCGACCTGGCTCTCCTGGCCTCACAGGCTTGAGACCTGGCCAGGCAAGTTTGAGCCTATTCCTGCCGTCTTTGTAGAAATTGTATCCTGGCTGAGCTCTTCCGAGGAGGTGCATATTAACGTTCTTGATGAAGCGATGGAGCTGCAGGTGCTCGCCTTGTTTCGTAATGCAGACCATCCCCAACTGCAGATGAATCGCCTTTTTTTTTACCAGATACCGACCAATGATGCCTGGTGCAGGGATCATGGGCCGAACTTTGTTTTCCGTCAGAGAGAGGGCAGAAGTGAAAAAATTATTTTGAACTGGGAGTATAATGCCTGGGGTGAAAAATATACATCCTATGAGGCCGATAATGCGGTTCCGGAAAAAATTGCTTCCCTGCAGCACTTGCCGCTTGTTTCACCTGCGATGGTTCTTGAGGGTGGCTCAATTGATGTCAACGGAAGGGGGCTGCTGCTGACCAGTGAAGCCTGCCTTCTGAATCCAAACCGCAATCCTGCAATGAGTCGCGAGCAGATTGAGCAGGAACTCCATCACTATCTTGGCGTTGAAAAAGTTCTCTGGCTTGGTGATGGTATTGTTGGTGATGACACCGACGGTCATGTTGACGATATGGCCCGTTTTGTCAATGAGACAACCGTGGTGATTGCTGTTGAGGATGATCCATCGGATGTGAATTATGAAGCGTTGCAGGAGAACTACACGAGACTGAAGAGCTTTACCGACCTTGGTGGTCATCCGCTCACCGTGGTTAAACTACCGATGCCATTCCCACTCTCTTTTGAAGGGTTTCGTCTGCCGGCAAGCTATGCCAATTTCTATATAGCCAATACGGTGGTGCTTGTTCCGACCTATAGATGTCCGCAGGATCAGAAAGCCATAGATATCCTGCAGGAATTTTTCCCTGACCGGCGGGTTGTTGGTATCGATTGTTCCGATCTTGTATGGGGCCTCGGCGCC
The DNA window shown above is from Pelodictyon phaeoclathratiforme BU-1 and carries:
- a CDS encoding M48 family metallopeptidase, translating into MNLFGAVVFFTLLLTFFVKLVSELLNLKASEAGVPDEFIELFDEEAYRKSRDYLSVSTRFSLFAAAVDLSFLLLFWFAGGFNLLDQFLRGYGYSPIVCGVLYIGALLLMQTVIDLPFSLYKTFVIEAKFGFNKTTPAVFVADLLKTILLSLLLGIPLLAAVLWFFETAGSMAWLLAWGGITMVSLLLQYIAPTWIMPLFNKFVPLEEGDLKSAIMQYAAKVEFPLSGIFVLDGSKRSAKANAFFTGFGKRKRIALFDTLIEAHPVHELVAVLAHEIGHFKKKHIIVNLVLSFCNLGALFFLLSLVMNNRSLFDAFFMKDLSVYGSLIFFSLLYTPVEWILSLLLQLLSRKHEYEADAYAVSTFERGTALADALKKLSRNNLSNLTPHPFYVFLNYSHPPVLQRIMRIREYAADRDANS
- a CDS encoding agmatine deiminase family protein — its product is MTELSYFMPPEWAFHKATWLSWPHRLETWPGKFEPIPAVFVEIVSWLSSSEEVHINVLDEAMELQVLALFRNADHPQLQMNRLFFYQIPTNDAWCRDHGPNFVFRQREGRSEKIILNWEYNAWGEKYTSYEADNAVPEKIASLQHLPLVSPAMVLEGGSIDVNGRGLLLTSEACLLNPNRNPAMSREQIEQELHHYLGVEKVLWLGDGIVGDDTDGHVDDMARFVNETTVVIAVEDDPSDVNYEALQENYTRLKSFTDLGGHPLTVVKLPMPFPLSFEGFRLPASYANFYIANTVVLVPTYRCPQDQKAIDILQEFFPDRRVVGIDCSDLVWGLGAIHCITHEEPACAE
- a CDS encoding 1,4-dihydroxy-2-naphthoate polyprenyltransferase, translating into MHQTTVKRAQPTSLQAWMLAIRPKTLPAGAMPVVLGSALAAADGQFRPFPALVALICALGIQVATNFINEIYDFRKGADTAERLGPTRTVAAGIISEKKMITVSASLAGAVFLLGLYLVSIAGWPILVIGLLSLLFAWGYTGGPYPIAYSGLGDFFVFLFFGLVAVGGTYYVQAQTLTLPILLAAVAPGAFSVNILLVNNIRDIVTDRKVGKMTLPARIGGDWARRLYIALTVLAYLVPALLWLNHYSPWVLLSLFSAPLAFMMIRRLYASEGKELNQVLAGTGKLMTLHGLLFAAGLLVPLFQ
- a CDS encoding NAD(P)/FAD-dependent oxidoreductase, whose protein sequence is MTLNKLYFDGGEEIRDLTIVGGGPTGIFAAFQCGMNNISCRIIESMPQLGGQLAALYPEKHIYDVAGFPEVPAAGLVESLWKQTERYNPEVILGETVTRYRKLDDGSFEVTVSSGKVFLSRALLIAAGLGAFSPRKLPQLNNIDDLEGRSVFYAVKNISDFVGQRVVIVGGGDSALDWTVGLLNAAAEVTLVHRMHEFQGHGKTAREVLEAKESGRVNVFLNTEVRSVDREGEVLTAVHLRSKSGKSRRIEADRLLLLIGFKSDLGPLAGWDLELADNALVVDSHMKTSVDGLYAAGDIAYYPGKLKIIQTGLSDAAMAVRNSLTYIKPGEKIRHMFSSLKGAKEKRNAPDNG
- a CDS encoding carbon-nitrogen hydrolase — protein: MYSEMVPIALVQASCTSDPTENLAKACNKIREAAARGARIICLQELFMTRYFCQTENYTSFDYAEPVPGTSTLLMQELARELEVVIIASFFEIRARGLYHNTAVVLDADGSYLGKYRKMHIPDDPGFYEKFYFTPGDLGYKVFKTRYATIGVLICWDQWYPEAARLTALKGAEILFYPTAIGWATDEISADVRRSQREAWMTIQRSHAIANGVFVAAANRVGIEDELEFWGNSFVCDPFGQIVEEAAHQDETILLANCDRSRIGFYRSHWPFLRDRRIETYSELQKRYLDE